The genomic interval TGATTTGGTTACTAATttggttattattattttcaattgataTTAAAATTACAGGGGTTGGGTATCCCCGAACACGGAAAGCAATGCAAATAAACTTTAACTTTTGTTTAGTAAACTTATTGTTTGATTGTTTTCGAATTGTGCTAATCACTCACCCCCTTCTGCAGCCTTTTCTGGAGGAAGGCCGAGTGTCCGCCCGGCACGCGCATTCCGCTGGGATACTTGGACTTGAGTTTCTCCTCCTCGATCTTCTCGAGATCCGTGAGGTTGGCCTGCTCGGTGGGCTCGTTGTCCTGAGGCGTGGTGGCCgggctgttgctgttttcCTCCGCGGAGCTCATTGTGGACTGCCTACGGGAGATAGTACTGGGATTATCGAAGGTGCGACAAT from Drosophila mauritiana strain mau12 chromosome 3L, ASM438214v1, whole genome shotgun sequence carries:
- the LOC117139761 gene encoding alpha-endosulfine, which gives rise to MSSAEENSNSPATTPQDNEPTEQANLTDLEKIEEEKLKSKYPSGMRVPGGHSAFLQKRLQKGQKFFDSGDYQMAKQKGGGVKQVFANKVTTGEAIPTPETVPARKTSIIQPCNKFPATS